Proteins found in one bacterium genomic segment:
- a CDS encoding RNA methyltransferase, which yields AVARSASGAGVDAVLACGTGADPWNPNALRASTGAVFSVPVATAPAGEIVAALRERSVRLLAAAPDARDIYTDLDLTGPVAFLLGAENRGLTAEMRAAADGACRIPMNGAADSLNVSVSAAILVYEARRQRDGT from the coding sequence GCGGTCGCGCGCTCGGCGAGCGGCGCAGGCGTCGACGCGGTGCTGGCCTGCGGCACCGGCGCCGATCCCTGGAACCCCAACGCCCTGCGCGCGTCCACCGGTGCCGTCTTCAGCGTGCCGGTGGCGACAGCGCCCGCCGGGGAGATCGTGGCCGCCCTGCGCGAGCGGTCGGTCCGCTTGCTGGCGGCCGCCCCCGACGCCCGCGACATCTACACGGACCTGGACCTGACAGGTCCGGTGGCCTTCCTGCTGGGCGCGGAGAACCGGGGTCTCACGGCGGAGATGCGGGCCGCCGCCGACGGCGCCTGCCGCATCCCCATGAACGGCGCCGCCGACTCGCTCAACGTGAGCGTGTCGGCGGCGATTCTCGTCTACG